One Mycolicibacterium pulveris genomic region harbors:
- a CDS encoding PP2C family protein-serine/threonine phosphatase → MTLVLRYAARSDRGLVRANNEDSVYAGARLLALADGMGGHAAGEVASQLVIAALAHLDDDEPGGDLLAKLDAAVREGNAAIAAHVEADPELEGMGTTLTALLFADNRLGLVHIGDSRGYLLRDGELTQITKDDTFVQTLVDEGRITAEEAHSHPQRSLIMRALTGHEVEPTLIMREARAGDRYLLCSDGLSDPVSQETILEALQIPDVAESADRLIELALRGGGPDNVTVVVADVVDYDYGQTQPILAGAVSGNDDQGAPPDTSAGRASAINPRRNEVKRALPQAEEPIAPPQSRRRIVIAAVLVVLVVLAGLAIGREVVRSNYYVSGHDGVVSIMRGVPGSFLGYSLQEVYRQGCLTPHNGLNLVSPGQTPENCQLFRVEDLKPSERYQVEAGLPTGSEDQAISQITQLARDSLLPVCPPPAPARPTTTSPHSPGATNSPGLPNVPRTPAPETPRPSPSPPPSPTGTPSPAPPAPGTPSPAPPPPGTPPPSPTPAPPTVTALPPPPPEPGITCREVA, encoded by the coding sequence GTGACACTGGTGCTTCGATACGCCGCGCGCAGCGACCGCGGCCTGGTCCGAGCGAACAACGAAGACTCGGTGTACGCGGGTGCGCGTCTGCTCGCGCTGGCCGACGGGATGGGTGGGCACGCCGCCGGTGAGGTGGCCTCCCAGCTGGTGATCGCCGCGCTGGCCCATCTCGACGACGACGAGCCGGGCGGTGACCTGCTGGCCAAGCTCGATGCCGCGGTCCGGGAAGGCAACGCGGCCATCGCCGCTCACGTCGAGGCCGATCCCGAGCTCGAGGGCATGGGCACCACGCTGACCGCACTCTTGTTCGCGGACAACCGACTTGGTCTGGTGCACATCGGCGACTCACGCGGTTATCTGCTGCGCGACGGCGAACTCACCCAGATCACCAAGGACGACACGTTCGTTCAGACGCTGGTCGACGAGGGCCGTATCACCGCCGAGGAGGCACACAGCCACCCGCAACGGTCGCTGATCATGCGCGCACTGACCGGTCACGAGGTCGAACCGACCCTCATCATGCGGGAGGCCCGCGCCGGCGACCGCTACCTGCTGTGCTCCGACGGGCTGTCCGACCCGGTCAGCCAGGAGACCATCCTGGAAGCCCTGCAGATCCCCGATGTGGCCGAAAGTGCCGACCGCCTCATCGAATTGGCGTTGCGCGGGGGCGGGCCCGACAACGTCACCGTGGTGGTGGCCGACGTTGTCGACTACGACTACGGCCAGACCCAACCCATCCTGGCGGGCGCGGTGTCCGGCAACGACGACCAGGGCGCCCCGCCCGACACCTCGGCCGGTCGGGCGTCGGCGATCAACCCGCGCCGCAACGAGGTCAAACGTGCTCTGCCGCAAGCCGAAGAGCCCATCGCTCCGCCACAGTCACGACGCCGCATCGTCATCGCCGCGGTCCTGGTGGTGTTGGTGGTGCTGGCCGGGTTGGCCATCGGCCGGGAGGTCGTGCGCAGCAACTACTACGTCAGCGGCCACGACGGCGTCGTGTCGATCATGCGGGGCGTGCCGGGGTCGTTTCTCGGCTACTCCCTGCAGGAAGTGTACCGGCAGGGCTGTCTGACCCCGCACAACGGGCTCAACCTCGTCAGCCCCGGGCAGACACCCGAGAACTGTCAACTCTTCCGCGTCGAGGACCTGAAACCCTCCGAGCGCTACCAGGTCGAAGCCGGCCTGCCCACCGGCTCTGAAGACCAGGCCATCAGCCAGATCACCCAGTTGGCCCGTGATTCGCTGCTGCCCGTCTGCCCGCCACCGGCCCCGGCACGGCCCACCACCACGTCACCGCACTCGCCGGGCGCGACGAATTCGCCTGGGCTGCCCAACGTTCCGCGGACACCCGCGCCTGAGACCCCGCGTCCGTCGCCGTCGCCGCCGCCGTCCCCGACCGGGACGCCGTCACCCGCGCCACCGGCACCCGGCACGCCGTCTCCCGCACCGCCCCCACCCGGCACACCGCCGCCGTCGCCGACGCCGGCACCTCCGACCGTCACGGCGCTGCCACCCCCGCCGCCGGAGCCGGGGATAACCTGCCGGGAAGTGGCATGA
- a CDS encoding acyl-CoA thioesterase domain-containing protein, which yields MTTAIFTPDGNAFVPGPLAQGPWGQTISGNYVGGLLGHVLERDAGEPDFQPTRLTVDLFRPAPLAPVSVETAVIRAGRRLKLVDALMRQNDTAVARGTALFLRRGDQPSDEIWTSPVTLPPPPAIPNPIPRGLSTLVWTYGKDDHVPGPGEGLANWQHSGPKHVWVHDFRPLIAGEELTPFTRAAMAGDMVSSLTHFGPSGLQWINADYTLTLARLPKGPYLGLTALSHYSDAGVATGSATIVDEHGPIGSGVANAVSNPGFSPPRM from the coding sequence GTGACGACGGCGATTTTCACCCCGGATGGAAATGCGTTCGTCCCCGGCCCGCTCGCGCAGGGCCCGTGGGGGCAGACGATCAGCGGTAACTATGTCGGCGGACTGCTGGGCCATGTGCTCGAGCGCGACGCCGGCGAACCCGACTTCCAGCCCACCCGGCTGACCGTCGACCTGTTCCGACCCGCACCGCTGGCCCCGGTGAGCGTCGAGACCGCGGTCATCCGCGCGGGCCGTCGCCTGAAGCTGGTCGACGCGCTGATGCGGCAGAACGACACCGCCGTCGCGCGGGGCACCGCCCTGTTCCTGCGCCGCGGGGACCAACCGTCCGACGAGATCTGGACGTCGCCGGTCACCTTGCCTCCGCCGCCTGCCATACCGAACCCGATCCCGCGTGGGCTGTCCACGCTGGTGTGGACCTACGGCAAAGACGACCACGTGCCCGGTCCCGGCGAAGGGCTGGCGAACTGGCAGCACTCGGGACCCAAACACGTCTGGGTGCACGACTTCCGTCCCTTGATCGCCGGCGAAGAGCTCACGCCGTTCACCCGCGCTGCGATGGCCGGGGACATGGTCAGCTCGCTGACACACTTCGGGCCCAGCGGACTGCAGTGGATCAACGCCGACTACACGCTGACGCTGGCGCGCCTGCCGAAGGGACCGTACCTGGGGCTGACGGCGCTGTCGCATTACAGCGATGCGGGGGTGGCCACCGGCAGCGCGACGATCGTCGACGAGCACGGCCCGATCGGAAGCGGAGTGGCCAACGCCGTGTCCAACCCCGGCTTCTCCCCGCCGCGCATGTAA
- a CDS encoding FtsW/RodA/SpoVE family cell cycle protein gives MTTQPQSPVAVVPPLPNRRNAELFLLGFAALITTLALLLVEANQEQSLRWELVQYSVAYLALFTAAHLAVRRFAPYADPLLLPVVALLNGLGLVMIHRLDLAEGELIQNGLGGTANQQMLWTLVGVLGFSLVVVFLRDHRMLARYGYLSGVTGLILLAIPAVLPRSISEQNGAKIWIELPGFSIQPAEFSKILLLVFFAAVLVNKRSVFTSAGKHFLGMDLPRPRDLAPLLAAWIASVGVMIFEKDLGTSLLLYASFLVLVYVATDRLSWLVIGLALFAAGSVAAYYVFDHVQVRVQNWLDPFSDPEGAGYQMVQSMFSFATGGIFGTGLGNGQPGTVPAASTDFIIAAVGEELGLVGLAAVLMLYTIVIIRGLRTAIAVRDSFGKLLAAGLASTLAIQLFIVVGGVTKLIPLTGLTTPWLSYGGSSLVANYVLLAILVRISHSARRPIVSSPHGATPIAAASTEVIEKV, from the coding sequence ATGACCACACAGCCGCAGTCCCCCGTCGCCGTGGTGCCCCCACTGCCCAACCGCCGCAACGCCGAACTGTTCCTCCTCGGGTTCGCCGCGCTCATCACGACGCTCGCGCTGCTGCTGGTCGAGGCCAACCAGGAGCAGAGCCTGCGCTGGGAGTTGGTGCAGTACTCGGTCGCCTACCTCGCGTTGTTCACCGCCGCACATCTCGCGGTGCGGCGGTTCGCCCCGTACGCCGATCCGCTGCTGCTTCCCGTGGTCGCGTTGCTGAATGGGTTGGGGCTGGTGATGATTCACCGGCTCGACCTCGCCGAGGGTGAGCTCATCCAGAACGGGTTGGGCGGGACGGCCAACCAACAGATGCTGTGGACGCTGGTCGGGGTGCTGGGTTTCTCGCTCGTCGTGGTCTTTCTGCGCGACCACCGCATGCTGGCCCGCTACGGCTACCTCAGCGGGGTGACCGGGCTGATCCTGCTGGCGATCCCGGCGGTGCTGCCCCGCTCGATATCCGAGCAGAATGGCGCGAAGATCTGGATTGAACTGCCGGGCTTCTCGATTCAGCCGGCCGAGTTCTCCAAGATCCTGTTGCTGGTGTTCTTCGCGGCGGTGCTGGTGAACAAACGGAGCGTGTTCACCAGCGCGGGTAAGCATTTCCTCGGCATGGACCTGCCCCGGCCGCGCGACCTCGCCCCGCTGCTGGCCGCGTGGATCGCGTCGGTCGGCGTGATGATCTTCGAAAAGGACCTCGGCACTTCGCTTTTGCTGTACGCGTCGTTCCTGGTGCTGGTGTATGTGGCCACTGACCGGCTCAGCTGGCTGGTCATCGGGCTGGCCCTGTTCGCCGCGGGAAGCGTTGCGGCGTATTACGTTTTCGATCACGTTCAGGTGCGTGTGCAGAACTGGCTGGATCCGTTCTCCGATCCCGAGGGCGCCGGCTACCAAATGGTGCAGTCGATGTTCAGCTTCGCCACCGGCGGAATCTTCGGCACCGGCCTGGGCAACGGGCAGCCGGGCACCGTGCCCGCCGCGTCGACCGACTTCATCATCGCGGCGGTCGGCGAAGAACTGGGGCTGGTCGGTCTGGCCGCGGTGTTGATGCTGTACACGATCGTCATCATTCGGGGGCTGCGCACCGCGATCGCCGTGCGGGACAGCTTCGGCAAGCTGCTGGCCGCGGGTCTGGCCTCCACGCTGGCGATCCAATTGTTCATCGTGGTCGGCGGTGTCACCAAGCTGATCCCGCTGACCGGTCTGACGACGCCGTGGCTGTCCTACGGCGGCTCGTCGCTGGTCGCCAACTATGTGCTGCTGGCCATCCTGGTGCGGATCAGCCACTCCGCGCGCCGACCGATCGTGTCCAGCCCGCACGGCGCGACGCCGATCGCCGCTGCCAGCACCGAGGTGATCGAGAAAGTATGA
- a CDS encoding pyridoxamine 5'-phosphate oxidase family protein translates to MGKNERAKIVMTDDEIAEYIERSRTATLATLLPDGRPHLVAMWYGVLDGEIWFETKAKSQKAVNLRRNPTVTVLIEDGHTYDTLRGVSIEGRAEIVDDPETALRVGISVWERYTGPYSEEMRPFVDQMMHNRICVRVVPSRTRSWDHRKLGMPEMPLGGSTAQYLG, encoded by the coding sequence GTGGGCAAGAACGAACGCGCGAAGATCGTCATGACCGACGACGAGATCGCCGAATACATCGAACGCAGTAGAACCGCCACCCTCGCCACGCTGCTACCCGACGGCCGACCGCACCTGGTCGCGATGTGGTACGGCGTGCTCGACGGGGAGATCTGGTTCGAGACCAAGGCCAAGTCGCAGAAGGCCGTCAACCTGCGGCGCAACCCGACGGTGACCGTGCTGATCGAGGACGGCCACACCTACGACACCCTGCGCGGGGTCTCGATCGAGGGCCGCGCAGAGATCGTCGACGACCCGGAAACCGCTCTGCGCGTGGGGATCAGCGTGTGGGAACGCTACACCGGACCGTATTCGGAGGAGATGCGCCCGTTCGTCGACCAGATGATGCACAACCGCATCTGTGTGCGCGTGGTGCCCAGCCGCACCCGCAGCTGGGATCACCGCAAGCTCGGCATGCCGGAGATGCCGCTCGGCGGCAGCACCGCCCAGTATCTAGGTTGA
- a CDS encoding FHA domain-containing protein FhaB/FipA, giving the protein MQGLVLQLTRVGFLLLLWLFIWSVLRILRTDIYAPTGAVMVRRGLPLRRSLLPARGRRNVPRQLVVTEGALTGTRITLGSQPVLIGRADDSTLVLTDDYASTRHARLSPRGSEWYVEDLGSTNGTYLDRAKVTTAVRVPMATPIRIGKTVIELRP; this is encoded by the coding sequence ATGCAGGGGTTGGTTCTGCAACTGACGCGCGTCGGTTTTCTTCTACTGCTGTGGTTGTTCATCTGGTCGGTGCTGCGGATCCTGCGCACCGACATCTACGCGCCGACCGGCGCGGTCATGGTGCGCCGCGGCCTGCCGTTGCGCAGGTCCCTGCTGCCCGCCCGCGGCCGCCGCAACGTGCCCCGGCAGCTGGTGGTCACCGAGGGCGCGCTGACCGGTACCCGGATCACGCTGGGCAGCCAGCCGGTGCTCATCGGCCGGGCCGACGACTCCACGCTGGTGCTCACCGACGACTACGCCTCGACCCGGCATGCCCGGCTGTCGCCTCGCGGCTCGGAGTGGTACGTCGAAGACCTAGGATCGACCAACGGCACATACCTTGACAGGGCGAAGGTGACGACGGCGGTACGGGTTCCGATGGCCACACCGATTCGGATCGGCAAGACGGTAATCGAGCTGCGCCCGTGA
- a CDS encoding ferritin-like domain-containing protein: MTTATETTLLRQLRTMLDLTHTEIQVAETRITQARTDAVRRELTENAENGRIRAEAIKKAIRDLGGFPDTVGPFFGRAAAAVKALTEQAQPFDEALLGDLALENQLLDRARYIKALAVSAKHPEIQDLADRLITAHSATVHWLTTVLAEDALGGPAALQRTPMQAAAGTAVKLVNLPGQWSAQSVERVADLVRSAGPAVEDLRERARRASEITLKALGASRDGALKRAEDVVRREGAGDAADALHKARAAGGVVDADELPIEDYDELNLNDAVAAVKELDDPSDIRMIIAYEEMNKNRQRLVSAAQTRLAAIAQEVVGLS, translated from the coding sequence ATGACTACCGCTACTGAAACCACCTTGCTCAGGCAACTGCGCACGATGCTCGACCTGACCCACACCGAGATCCAGGTCGCCGAGACCCGGATCACGCAGGCCAGGACCGACGCCGTCCGCCGTGAGCTGACCGAGAACGCCGAGAATGGCCGCATCCGCGCCGAGGCGATCAAGAAGGCGATCCGCGACCTCGGCGGATTCCCCGACACCGTCGGCCCGTTCTTCGGCCGCGCCGCCGCAGCGGTGAAGGCGCTGACCGAGCAGGCGCAACCGTTCGACGAGGCGCTGCTCGGCGACCTGGCGCTGGAGAACCAGCTGCTCGACCGCGCCCGTTACATCAAGGCGCTTGCCGTCTCGGCCAAGCATCCGGAGATCCAGGACCTCGCCGACCGGTTGATCACCGCGCACTCGGCGACCGTGCACTGGCTGACCACGGTGTTGGCTGAGGATGCGCTGGGTGGGCCGGCCGCGCTGCAGCGCACCCCGATGCAGGCCGCGGCCGGCACCGCGGTGAAGCTGGTGAACCTGCCGGGCCAGTGGTCGGCTCAGTCGGTCGAGCGGGTCGCCGACCTGGTGCGCTCCGCGGGCCCGGCCGTCGAAGACCTGCGTGAGCGGGCGCGACGGGCCAGCGAGATCACGCTCAAGGCGTTGGGCGCCTCGCGCGACGGCGCGCTGAAGCGGGCCGAGGACGTGGTGCGCCGCGAGGGTGCCGGCGACGCGGCCGACGCGCTGCACAAGGCCCGCGCGGCCGGTGGTGTCGTCGACGCCGACGAGCTGCCGATCGAGGACTACGACGAGCTGAACCTGAACGACGCCGTGGCCGCGGTCAAGGAGCTCGACGATCCGAGCGACATCCGCATGATCATTGCCTACGAGGAGATGAACAAGAACCGCCAGCGGTTGGTGTCGGCCGCGCAGACGCGCCTGGCCGCCATCGCCCAGGAGGTCGTCGGCCTCAGCTGA
- a CDS encoding TetR/AcrR family transcriptional regulator → MVDTNAPRHRRQGSRRDPAIDAAVLAATRRLLVERGYAATTIDLIASTAGVSRPAVYRRWRSKAHLVHETLFPDLGPERPADDFAAEIRRLCRGALDMYADPAVREAIPGLLNDLRSDRRMRRLLSDRLEATARSQLAHRLSAAVIDGTARDGISADTVMDAIAGGAWYAVCVRRIKNVDAAAAELGDLLLNGLLSSTA, encoded by the coding sequence TTGGTCGACACCAATGCGCCGCGGCATCGTCGCCAGGGGTCGCGCCGAGACCCGGCGATCGACGCGGCGGTGCTGGCGGCGACGCGGCGGCTGCTGGTCGAGCGCGGCTACGCGGCCACCACCATCGACCTCATCGCCAGCACCGCGGGGGTGAGCCGGCCCGCCGTCTATCGCCGGTGGCGCTCCAAGGCGCATCTGGTGCACGAGACGCTGTTTCCCGACCTCGGCCCCGAGCGACCGGCCGACGACTTCGCGGCCGAGATCCGCCGGCTGTGCCGCGGCGCGCTGGACATGTACGCCGACCCCGCCGTGCGGGAGGCAATTCCCGGTCTGCTCAACGACTTACGGTCAGACCGCCGGATGCGGCGGCTGCTCAGCGACCGGTTGGAGGCCACCGCGCGCAGCCAGCTGGCCCACCGGCTGAGCGCGGCGGTCATCGACGGGACGGCGCGCGACGGCATCAGCGCCGACACCGTGATGGACGCGATCGCCGGCGGCGCCTGGTACGCGGTCTGCGTGCGACGGATCAAGAACGTCGACGCCGCGGCCGCCGAACTCGGCGACCTGCTGCTGAACGGCCTGCTCAGCTCAACAGCATGA
- a CDS encoding nitroreductase family deazaflavin-dependent oxidoreductase: MDPTNKPKQLNSPIVTTVMKYAGKAHVWVYRRTGGRVGANWRVGAGFKKPVPTLLLEHIGRKTGRRLVSPLVFIRDGDDVIVVASQGGRDTDPQWYRNLVANPDAYIEIGSERRPVRAVTADPEQRARLWPKLVEAYADFDTYQAWADREIPVVILQPR, translated from the coding sequence ATGGACCCGACGAACAAACCGAAACAGCTCAACTCGCCGATCGTCACCACGGTGATGAAGTACGCGGGCAAGGCCCACGTGTGGGTGTACCGCCGCACCGGCGGACGGGTCGGCGCCAACTGGCGGGTGGGCGCGGGGTTCAAGAAGCCGGTGCCGACGCTGCTGCTCGAGCACATCGGGCGCAAGACTGGTAGGCGGTTGGTGTCACCGCTGGTGTTCATCCGCGACGGCGACGACGTGATCGTGGTGGCCTCCCAGGGCGGGCGCGACACCGATCCGCAGTGGTACCGCAACCTGGTCGCCAATCCGGACGCATACATCGAGATCGGTTCGGAGCGCCGCCCGGTGCGCGCGGTGACCGCCGACCCCGAGCAGCGGGCCCGGCTGTGGCCGAAGCTGGTCGAGGCGTACGCCGACTTCGACACCTATCAGGCCTGGGCCGATCGCGAGATCCCGGTGGTCATCCTGCAGCCGCGCTGA
- a CDS encoding DUF7373 family lipoprotein — MRHPVLLVLFVIVMASAACSTTVAGTPVKATGAQGALDFDQLDVGPFPTTPSKPLGVAGDPLRGMVIEAQRMANHVIGPWEVDPALTDWFGFGAMVLPKAQALGLIGPGELGMVVSRHNFINGFATARTEANKKLLLNAVLRFPDDDAAEAAATALGEAAMQQEGADGPAQTTSVPRHPDAKANTYTTVDRQAGKRYAVRSFAAHGPYVLMQLAQAPDSAEQAAELVAKTLDLQGPEIDRFRATAPSEFADISIDPTGLLARVIPVEAPDPMLTKNTTYERRGALHFQSDPTRSAKLFADTGTDLVAMAKASVYEAEDPAGAKAVVDEFYAEVSPTSKPANPVRNMPESRCMQLKDNSFYCLVTADEYAIEAAGPTLLTAQQLAAAQYIMLLS, encoded by the coding sequence ATGCGCCACCCAGTTCTTCTCGTCCTCTTCGTCATCGTCATGGCGTCCGCGGCGTGCAGCACGACCGTCGCCGGAACCCCGGTGAAAGCCACAGGCGCGCAAGGGGCACTCGACTTCGACCAACTCGACGTCGGCCCGTTCCCGACCACGCCCAGCAAGCCGCTCGGCGTCGCGGGGGATCCGCTGCGCGGCATGGTGATCGAGGCGCAGCGCATGGCCAACCACGTCATCGGCCCCTGGGAGGTCGACCCCGCCCTGACCGACTGGTTCGGCTTCGGCGCCATGGTGCTGCCGAAGGCCCAGGCGCTCGGGCTGATCGGTCCCGGCGAGCTCGGCATGGTGGTCAGCCGGCACAACTTCATCAACGGGTTCGCCACCGCGCGCACCGAAGCGAACAAGAAGCTGTTGTTGAACGCGGTGCTGCGGTTCCCCGACGACGACGCCGCCGAAGCGGCGGCCACCGCGCTGGGCGAGGCGGCGATGCAGCAGGAGGGCGCCGACGGTCCCGCGCAGACGACGAGCGTTCCCCGCCACCCCGACGCCAAGGCCAACACCTACACCACGGTCGATCGGCAGGCGGGCAAGCGTTATGCGGTGCGCTCGTTCGCTGCCCACGGGCCCTACGTGCTGATGCAGCTCGCGCAGGCTCCCGACAGCGCGGAGCAGGCGGCTGAGCTGGTCGCCAAGACCCTGGATCTGCAGGGCCCCGAGATCGACCGCTTCCGCGCCACCGCACCGTCGGAGTTCGCCGACATCAGCATCGATCCGACCGGGTTGTTGGCCCGGGTGATTCCGGTCGAGGCGCCCGACCCGATGCTGACGAAGAACACCACCTATGAGCGCCGCGGCGCGCTGCACTTCCAGAGCGATCCCACCCGCTCGGCCAAGCTGTTCGCCGACACCGGGACCGACCTGGTGGCCATGGCCAAGGCCAGCGTTTATGAGGCCGAAGACCCAGCGGGCGCGAAGGCCGTCGTTGACGAGTTCTACGCCGAGGTGTCGCCGACGTCGAAACCGGCCAACCCGGTGCGCAACATGCCGGAAAGCCGCTGTATGCAGTTGAAGGACAACAGTTTCTACTGCCTGGTGACCGCCGACGAGTACGCGATCGAGGCCGCCGGGCCGACGCTGCTCACCGCTCAGCAGTTGGCGGCGGCGCAGTACATCATGCTGTTGAGCTGA
- a CDS encoding FhaA domain-containing protein gives MGLVDRIERKLESTVGDAFARVFGGAIVPQEVEAMLRREADAGAREVLGGRVLAPNDYVITLSVPDYQKVSADPDLTSATFAKHLEGYIREQGWQTYADVVVRFEQSSSLHTGQFRARGAVNPDSTTGEPAPPPHELSSNAESGVPPMSDNPSYRGGQGPGRPTDEPYDDRYDRPPDPRGQYPPQDQAGYPPPPPPGDQGYPPRQGAYPDHGGYPDQGYPEQGGYPDQGGYAEQGYPPPSYEQRPPAGYGPPAGGGYPDQGYRQAPAGYGPPPGGQPGYGAPGADYDYGRQPGHGRPDEGGYGRPEPRPAYPDQGGYPDQGGYPDQGGYGGYPRQDQGYGAPPDYGRYGETAGGYAEPGYGEPAGGGYDYGQPAGYGGGYGQPDYPATGTQVTLQLDDGSGRTYQLREGSNVIGRGQDAQFRLPDTGVSRRHLEIRWDGQVALLSDLNSTNGTTVNNAPVQEWQLADGDVIRLGHSEIIVRVH, from the coding sequence ATGGGCCTGGTCGACCGCATCGAGCGCAAGCTCGAGTCGACCGTTGGCGACGCATTCGCGCGGGTCTTCGGCGGGGCGATCGTCCCGCAGGAAGTCGAGGCGATGCTGCGCCGGGAAGCCGACGCCGGGGCACGTGAGGTGCTCGGCGGCCGGGTTTTGGCTCCCAACGACTACGTCATTACGCTCAGTGTGCCTGACTATCAGAAGGTGAGCGCCGACCCCGACCTGACATCAGCGACTTTCGCCAAGCACTTGGAGGGCTACATCCGTGAACAGGGATGGCAAACCTATGCTGATGTCGTCGTCAGGTTCGAACAATCTTCCAGCCTGCACACCGGACAGTTTCGCGCGCGTGGTGCGGTCAATCCCGACTCGACCACTGGCGAGCCCGCCCCACCACCTCACGAACTCTCTTCTAACGCAGAATCAGGAGTACCACCGATGAGCGACAACCCAAGCTACCGCGGCGGTCAGGGTCCGGGGCGCCCCACCGACGAGCCCTACGACGACCGGTACGACCGGCCGCCGGATCCGCGCGGTCAGTATCCGCCGCAGGACCAGGCCGGCTATCCGCCTCCCCCGCCGCCGGGCGACCAAGGCTATCCACCGCGCCAGGGCGCCTACCCCGACCACGGCGGTTATCCCGACCAGGGCTACCCGGAGCAGGGCGGCTATCCCGATCAGGGCGGTTACGCCGAGCAGGGTTACCCGCCGCCGTCGTATGAGCAGCGCCCGCCCGCCGGCTACGGCCCACCGGCCGGTGGCGGCTACCCCGATCAGGGCTACCGCCAGGCGCCCGCGGGTTACGGCCCGCCGCCGGGGGGCCAGCCCGGCTACGGCGCGCCCGGCGCGGACTACGACTACGGCCGCCAACCCGGCCACGGCCGTCCCGACGAGGGCGGCTACGGCAGGCCCGAACCGCGTCCGGCCTACCCCGATCAGGGCGGTTACCCCGATCAGGGCGGCTATCCGGACCAGGGCGGCTATGGCGGCTATCCACGCCAGGACCAGGGCTACGGCGCCCCGCCCGACTACGGTCGCTACGGCGAGACCGCGGGTGGCTACGCCGAACCCGGCTACGGCGAGCCCGCGGGCGGCGGTTACGACTACGGTCAGCCCGCCGGCTACGGCGGCGGCTACGGCCAGCCCGACTATCCGGCCACGGGCACCCAGGTCACGCTGCAGCTCGACGACGGCAGCGGCCGCACGTACCAGTTGCGGGAGGGCTCGAACGTCATCGGCCGCGGCCAGGACGCGCAGTTCCGGCTGCCGGACACCGGGGTGTCGCGCCGCCACCTGGAAATCCGGTGGGACGGTCAGGTGGCGCTGCTGTCGGACCTCAACTCCACCAACGGCACCACCGTGAACAATGCGCCGGTGCAGGAATGGCAGCTGGCCGACGGCGACGTGATCCGGCTGGGCCACTCCGAGATCATCGTCCGCGTGCACTGA